The proteins below come from a single Pedobacter sp. MC2016-14 genomic window:
- a CDS encoding TonB-dependent receptor, which yields MKIFYILLILSISFITSATAQTKGGLSGRVYDGQGKPLSGATIRLEPDRLMMQSNNRGAFLFKDIYTGDYTIYVSSVGFKSYKKAVLISPDQINTIDIRLEAGQGDLNEVVVAEKRENPDNLIRAERSAMPVTVITRRSIELMGSRRLDEVLKEQTGIAMVNDIGSGSRAVGIQMQGFSSQYVMVLVDGQPMVGRNNGNLDLSRISVNNVERIEIIKGATSCLYGSEALGGAINVITRFGAVQPQARAALFYGSRNLMDGTLEAEMPFQGQRGSVLLSGNYYATEGYNTNKTYLVNSQTLPPFKNYSGQARIKYQLNGSTNLGFQARYNKRTSRMEMNFASSGITNGNLNELDDEDLNLTLNLRKNFKNKMRSQTNYYFTNYATDMLLSRAQRAEVLASSKFDENTHRIEEQLAFAVNNELKFTGGLGGTAQQMNNSEFEESLYTAFGYVQGDWMIAPKWSAVGGLRYDHTSSFGGRLNPSFGLQYQLLPTLSIKAGLGGGFIAPDFKKRFQIFTNITQGYTVIGSDIIKDGLEELQNAGEVSEIRSNVLNQLSASLRPERSNSYNAGLVFTPGKSIKIEGSAFYHRLYDFINFVQVGTKTNGQQIFSYTNVAESTNKGFELSASINLVKNLTANLGYQYLVMKDQGIVELIKQGVAPYNKVRNSITGETRAAVPADYFGLDNRSKHMLNANFTYQTAWGITSTLRANYRGKYGWADDNNNLFIDPYDIFVKGFVLVYASVEKRMLKDKLSITLSGENLFDYTDPLMPGQMGRTLLAGITWRIFKN from the coding sequence ATGAAGATATTTTATATACTACTCATTTTGTCTATCAGCTTTATCACTAGCGCTACAGCCCAAACAAAGGGCGGGCTAAGTGGTAGGGTGTATGACGGACAAGGGAAACCACTAAGCGGTGCCACCATTCGTCTGGAGCCAGATCGTTTGATGATGCAAAGCAATAACCGGGGAGCGTTTTTATTTAAGGACATATATACAGGTGATTACACCATTTACGTAAGCAGTGTTGGCTTTAAAAGTTATAAAAAAGCGGTACTGATTAGCCCTGATCAGATAAACACGATTGACATCCGTCTGGAAGCCGGGCAAGGTGATTTGAATGAAGTAGTGGTGGCAGAGAAGCGGGAAAATCCTGATAACTTAATACGGGCGGAACGAAGCGCAATGCCAGTTACGGTGATTACCAGGCGCAGCATTGAACTGATGGGCAGCAGGAGGTTAGATGAAGTATTGAAAGAACAGACGGGGATTGCGATGGTCAACGATATTGGCAGCGGAAGCAGGGCAGTCGGTATCCAAATGCAGGGTTTTAGTTCTCAGTATGTGATGGTATTGGTAGACGGGCAGCCGATGGTTGGCCGCAACAATGGAAATTTAGACCTGTCAAGGATCAGCGTAAACAATGTAGAACGCATAGAAATTATCAAAGGTGCTACGAGCTGTCTTTATGGAAGTGAAGCCTTAGGCGGGGCCATTAACGTGATTACCCGGTTTGGAGCCGTTCAACCGCAGGCACGTGCGGCTTTATTTTACGGAAGCAGAAATTTGATGGATGGAACGCTGGAGGCTGAAATGCCTTTTCAGGGACAAAGGGGCTCCGTTTTGCTTTCCGGAAACTATTATGCTACCGAGGGATACAATACCAATAAAACTTATTTGGTAAACAGTCAGACGCTTCCTCCTTTTAAAAACTACAGCGGACAAGCGCGAATTAAATACCAGTTGAACGGCAGTACGAATTTGGGTTTCCAGGCCAGGTACAATAAAAGGACTTCCAGGATGGAGATGAATTTTGCAAGCTCGGGCATCACCAACGGCAATTTAAACGAGCTTGATGATGAGGATTTAAACCTGACTTTAAACCTTAGAAAGAACTTCAAAAACAAAATGCGAAGTCAGACCAATTACTATTTTACCAATTATGCTACAGACATGCTTTTGAGCAGGGCACAGAGGGCAGAGGTTTTGGCAAGCAGTAAATTCGATGAAAACACGCACCGCATAGAAGAGCAGCTTGCATTTGCGGTAAATAATGAACTGAAATTTACCGGCGGATTGGGCGGAACTGCGCAGCAAATGAACAACAGTGAATTCGAGGAATCTTTATACACTGCTTTTGGATATGTACAGGGCGATTGGATGATAGCGCCAAAATGGAGTGCGGTAGGTGGCTTACGGTACGATCATACCAGTAGCTTTGGCGGCAGGTTAAATCCTAGTTTCGGCCTGCAATATCAACTTCTGCCTACCCTAAGTATTAAGGCAGGTTTAGGCGGAGGATTTATAGCACCTGATTTTAAAAAGCGGTTCCAGATTTTCACCAACATCACCCAGGGATACACGGTAATTGGCTCAGATATTATTAAAGACGGCTTAGAGGAACTTCAAAATGCCGGTGAAGTAAGTGAAATACGCAGCAATGTGCTGAACCAGTTATCTGCAAGCCTGCGACCGGAACGCTCCAATTCTTACAACGCAGGTTTGGTATTTACCCCGGGGAAAAGCATTAAAATTGAAGGCTCTGCATTTTACCATCGCTTGTACGATTTTATCAATTTTGTACAGGTTGGCACAAAAACCAATGGGCAGCAAATTTTCAGCTACACCAACGTGGCGGAATCAACCAATAAAGGTTTTGAACTGTCGGCATCCATAAATCTGGTCAAAAACCTTACGGCAAACCTTGGATATCAATACCTGGTGATGAAAGATCAGGGGATTGTGGAGCTGATTAAGCAAGGCGTGGCTCCCTACAATAAGGTTAGAAACAGCATTACCGGAGAAACCCGTGCGGCTGTACCTGCGGATTACTTTGGTTTAGATAACAGGTCTAAGCACATGCTCAATGCCAACTTTACCTATCAGACAGCCTGGGGTATTACCAGTACGTTGCGTGCAAATTACCGTGGAAAATATGGATGGGCTGATGACAACAATAACCTTTTTATAGATCCATACGACATTTTCGTGAAGGGCTTTGTATTGGTGTACGCATCAGTTGAAAAGCGAATGCTGAAGGACAAATTGAGCATTACGCTGAGTGGAGAAAACTTATTTGATTATACAGACCCGCTGATGCCGGGCCAAATGGGTAGAACCCTGCTTGCGGGAATTACCTGGCGCATTTTTAAAAACTAG
- a CDS encoding hemin ABC transporter substrate-binding protein produces the protein MRFKKGMPWMLTLVSCCLPIVLLAQPKKIICLSAAITETVRALGMGKNIVAVDVTSVWPQEVNQLPKVSRNRSVSAEGITSFRPDLVLVPEGDLSREVLSQLKSVGIQVAQIRQDYSPAGAMAFIRKIAGFLDRKAAGEVLAKKTEASLQTTLKQRKTGKAPKVLFIYARGSGTMSVAGKGSSIDAIIHLAGGKNAIQDFSDFKPYTTEALVKANPDIILMFDFGLSSLGGKDAVLRMPGVNYTTAGKNKKIIEMDGPLLVNFSTRLPEAIRELNARIL, from the coding sequence ATGAGATTTAAAAAAGGCATGCCCTGGATGCTGACCTTGGTATCGTGTTGCCTGCCGATAGTTTTGCTGGCACAGCCAAAAAAAATTATATGCCTGAGTGCTGCCATTACCGAAACTGTCCGCGCATTGGGCATGGGCAAAAATATTGTAGCCGTGGATGTAACGAGTGTATGGCCGCAAGAGGTTAATCAATTGCCAAAAGTAAGCCGGAACCGTTCTGTTTCTGCTGAAGGGATTACCTCTTTTCGTCCAGACCTTGTGCTTGTGCCAGAGGGAGACTTATCACGGGAGGTACTCAGTCAGCTGAAGTCGGTAGGCATCCAGGTGGCACAAATCAGGCAGGATTACTCCCCTGCCGGGGCAATGGCTTTTATCAGAAAGATTGCAGGGTTCCTGGACCGTAAAGCAGCTGGCGAAGTACTGGCCAAAAAAACAGAAGCCAGCCTGCAAACAACCCTGAAACAACGCAAAACAGGAAAGGCCCCTAAAGTACTTTTTATTTACGCAAGGGGAAGCGGAACCATGAGCGTAGCGGGAAAAGGCAGCAGTATTGATGCCATCATCCATCTTGCAGGCGGGAAAAATGCCATACAAGACTTTAGCGATTTTAAACCTTACACCACTGAAGCCCTGGTAAAAGCGAACCCTGATATTATCCTCATGTTTGATTTTGGACTGAGCAGCCTGGGTGGCAAAGATGCGGTTTTAAGGATGCCGGGGGTAAATTATACCACAGCAGGGAAAAATAAAAAAATCATTGAAATGGACGGGCCTTTACTGGTCAATTTCAGTACACGCCTTCCTGAAGCGATCAGGGAATTGAATGCCCGGATACTTTAA
- a CDS encoding HmuY family protein, which produces MKIINYKYTIKLAMIGLLFLWSCTKKEEVPELEDNKSTVIRDLAGDTGASVGEGADGKTQRDFRTFLFNFKDKKQIWLNNAEDSARYLKTADWDLAFTYIYNSIVYVNKGQDAENPGFEGPGLGEITYVDKPYNEVTEVSQDINFSTRQSFVGWDGWPQGYNFGWYFYQMTTHIARPVKNRTFILKTAAGKYAKLELINVYQGNPPVVTDLHWPAPYLTFRYYVQEDGSKNLNTN; this is translated from the coding sequence ATGAAAATCATAAACTATAAATATACCATAAAGTTGGCCATGATCGGTTTGCTGTTTTTATGGTCCTGTACAAAAAAAGAAGAAGTCCCGGAACTAGAAGACAACAAGAGTACGGTGATCAGAGATTTAGCCGGTGATACCGGAGCCTCAGTTGGAGAAGGTGCGGATGGGAAAACACAACGCGATTTCCGCACCTTTCTTTTCAACTTTAAGGATAAGAAGCAAATTTGGTTGAATAATGCGGAAGACTCGGCAAGGTACCTCAAAACTGCGGATTGGGATTTGGCTTTTACGTACATCTACAACTCAATTGTATATGTAAACAAGGGACAGGATGCTGAAAATCCCGGTTTTGAGGGGCCGGGTTTAGGTGAAATTACTTATGTAGATAAGCCCTATAACGAAGTAACGGAGGTTAGTCAGGATATAAATTTTAGTACCCGGCAGAGTTTTGTAGGTTGGGACGGCTGGCCACAAGGCTACAATTTTGGCTGGTACTTTTACCAGATGACCACACATATTGCCCGGCCTGTTAAAAACAGGACTTTCATCCTAAAAACTGCGGCCGGCAAATACGCGAAACTCGAATTGATCAATGTGTACCAGGGAAATCCGCCGGTGGTTACTGATTTGCACTGGCCCGCGCCTTACCTCACTTTCCGGTATTATGTTCAGGAAGATGGAAGCAAGAATTTAAATACCAATTAA